The window AGCGATTCGGGCGCGAGGTCGAGCACGCGAGGTCGAAGACGACACCGGGGGATCCGTTCTCGTGGTGGTCCGTCGACGCGAGCGGGCGCGAGGTGGTGACGCGAATCAACTACCTGGGCCGGCACTCGCCCGAGCTCCAGGCACTCTCCCACGATCCGCGGCTGGCGCGTTTTGCGCGGCTCGCCGGCGAGACGCTCCGCGTCTGCGACGACCGGCTCGATGGGCCGATGGTCTTCATCAAGAACTCGAACGTCGTCAAAGGCAACGGCGATCTCGGCTGGCACGTGGACGATGGAATCGGGGGCCACCAGGTGATGTGCCCGCTGATCCAGGCAGGCATCCAGCTCGATCGCGCCAATCCCGAGAACGGCCAGCTCAAGGTGCTCGCCGGCTCCCATCGCTACTCGAAGCATTGGATCGGCTGGGGCGAGGAAGGCAACTTGCCGGACGTCGCTCTCGAGACCGAGCCCGGCGACCTCACGCTCCACTTCGGCGATGCCATGCACGCACACGACGCCGCCAACGACCGGACCGGACGCCGGTCGGCGAGCGCTCTACTACAAGTTCGCCGAGCCGAAGACCTTCGATTGGATTCCGGCAGCCTGTCACTACAACGACGCGCTCTTCCGGCCGGACGCCAGCGGCCGGACGGCGAGTCGAGCCGCGACAGAAAACTGACCCGCGAACGAGGCGATCGCGGCCTCCCGTCGCTCTCCGTCCGCACGGCGCGTAGCGCGGCGAGAGAACGCGCCCTCAACGCCTCTCGCGCCTCAGCTGCCAGCGGTTCACGGCGTTCACGTGGTCGCGGTAGTTCGTCGTGAACTCGTGCGTGCCGTCGCCGCGCGCAACGAAGAAGAGGAACTCGACGCCGGGTGTCGGCTCCACCGCGGCGCGCAGTGAGGCGAGGCCGGGGTTGGCGATCGGGCCCGGGGGCAGCGCGGGGATGCGGTAGGTGTTGTACGGGTTGGTTTCGTCTTCGAGGTGGATGCGGCGCAGGTTGCCGTCGAAGTTCGGGATGCCGTAGATCACCGACGGGTCGGTCTCGAGACGCATGCGCTTGCCGAGTCGGTTGTGGAAGACGGCGGAGATCAGCGGGCGCTCCTCGGGCGCGCCCGTCTCCTTCTCGATCAGCGAGGCGAGGATCACGACGTCGCGCTTCGCCATGCCGCGCTTCTGAGCGAGCGGCGCGACTTCAGCCCAGGCGCGATCGAACTGCGCGAGCTGCGCCTCGATCACTTCGCGCGCGCCGGCGCCGCGCGGGAAGCGATAGGTCTCGGGAAACAGGAAGCCCTCGAGCGTGTCGCCGGGCACGCCGTGTTCTTTCGCGACCGCCGGGTCGCGCGCGAGCGTGGCGTAGTCGCTCGCTGAACCGAAGCCTGCGTCGGCGACGCGCTGCGCGATCTCGACGAGCGTGAGGCCCTCGGGGATCGCGACGCCGTGCAGGCGCACACGGCCCGAGACGAGCAGGTCGAGCACCGCGCGCGCGTCGAGCCCGGGCTCGATCTGGTACTCGCCGACCTTGAGCGCGCCGTCTTTCTTCTCGATGCGCGCGAGCCAGCCGAACGCGCGCGCGTCGCGGATCACGCCCTGCGCTTCGAGCTGCGCGGCGACGGAGCGAAACGAGGCGCCGCTCGGCACCTCGACGATCGCGGCTTCGCTGCGCCCCGGCGCGCGGAGGGACTCGCGCCACCAGCGCTGCGCGACGACGACAGCGAGCGCAGCGCCGAGCAGCACGAGCAGCGCCAGTGCGGCGAGCGCGCGCTTCACGAGCGAGGCTCGTCGCGCTTCGGCTGCGCCCCGCCGCGCTCCAGAAAGCTCCGCAGCAAGAGCGTCGCCGCGATCGCGTCGACCTCGCCGCGCTCGCGCTTCTTGCTCGTGCGTCCCATCTCACCGAGCGCGCGCTCGGCTTCGCGCGAAGTCCAGCGCTCGTCCTGAAGCTCGACGCGCACGCCAGTTTTTTTCGCGAGCTCGGCCGCGAAGCGCTGCGCCGCCTCCGCCTCGGGCCCGCGGCGCCCGTTCATGTGGATGGGCAGGCCGACGACCACGCACTCGGCGCCGCGCTCCTTCACGAGCGCGGCGATCGCAGCGACGTCCTTCGCCGCGCCGCGGCTCTCGACCGCGCCGGCGGGGAACGCGATGCGCGCGTCGGGATCGGAGACCGCGAGGCCGATTCGCTTCGAGCCGAGGTCGATGCCGAGCACGACCACGGCGGTCAGCGCTGCGCGCTGCGCGCGACCGCCTCGGCGCGGCGATCGAGCGCGCGCTGAGCGGCCTTGCGCAGCGGCTCGTCGCGCGACTGCAGTGCCTCGGCCAGCAGCGTGACGGCCTGGTCGCCGGGCACGCTGGAGAGCGCCGTCGCCGCGGCCACCTTCACGTCTTTCAGCCAGCGCCCCGTGAGGCCCGCCTTGCGGTGCATCAGCGAGCCGAAGATCACGTTCGCTTCGGGCCGCCCGAGGCGGCCGAGCGCGCGCACGATCTCCTTCGCCAGCTCGATGTCCTTCGTTTCGAGCGCGCGCTCGAGCGCGTGGCCGAGCGGCGCCACCGCTTTCGGGCTCGCGGTTCCGGCGAGGTGCTGCACCGAAGAGATCACGACGCTGCGCTCGCTGCGCAGGCCGCGCGCGAGGCCCGCCACCGCGTCCTCCGTGCCGATGCGCACGAGCGCGCGCGCAGCCTCCTCGCGCAGCACCGGATCAGCGCCGACCGCGAGGTCCGAGAGGCGCGGCACGGCGGCGGGATGCTGCAGCATGCCGAGCACGTGCGCGGCGCTGCGCGCGATCGCGGTATCGGGGCGATCGAGGCGATTCAACAGCTCCGGGGCAGCGCGCTCGCCGAGCGCGAGCAGCAACGGAATGATGCGCTCGCGCTGAATCGGCTCGGGGTAGGCGGGCATGCGATCGAGCACCGCCGCGGCCGCGGGCTCGCCCACGAGCGCGATGACCTGCGCGGCGCGCACCTGCTCGGTTCCGCTGCCGCGTGCGGTGCGCTCCAGCAAGTCGCTCAGCGCTGGCCCCATCACGAGCGGCGTGAGGAAGCCGCGCGCGCTCTCGCTGAGGCGCTGCTCCTTCGTCTCCACGTGCTCGGCGAGCACGCCGATCAGGCGAAACATCACGTCCGCGTCGCGCGCGCGCTCGGCTTCCGTGACCGCGCGGCGCATGCCGTCGATGTAGGAGCTCGGGCTCGCGCACTCGTCGAGCTCGCTCAGCAGCTCGTCGAGCGGCGAGAGCGCCGGCTCGTTGCCGAGCGGCTCGGTGTCCGAATCGGGATCCGCGAGCGCCTGCGGCTGCGGCGGCGGGGCCGCCGCCTGCGCCACCGGCGAGACGTGCGGCGGTGTCTCCGCTGCGGCGGGTGCTTCCGGCTCCGCGGCGATGCCGATCGGCACCCACGCGCGCAGGCGCTCGACGAACGCGTCGCCGCGCAGCCCGCGCGCGTTCGCGTCGGTCAGCAGGTGGGCGAAGCCTGCGAGCGCGTCGCCGTCCATCTCGGGGTCGAAGCGCAGCACGCGGAGCTGGCGCAGGCGGAGCTCGCCGAGGATCTCGCTGAGGCGATCGTGCTTCAGCAACCCGCTCGCGCCTTCCTCGCGGAAGCCGTCGGCCTCGATTTGCAGCGCGAGGGGGCCCGTGCGGGCGAGGTCGCTGCGCCAAGTGCGCAGGCAGCGCTCGAATGCGGCGGTGAGCTTCGGGTCGCCCGGCACGAGCAGCGTGCGCGCCTTCACGATGCTCGCGAGCTCGAGCAGCAGCACCGCGAGCTCGGGCGCAGTTCGGCCCGCAGATGCGGCGGCGCTCGCTGTGCGCGTCATCGTTCCCCCCGAAACGTCGCGAAGCCGCGCGCATTCTGACGCGAGATTGCGACGCGCGCTTGACGCATCGCTTCTCCGTCGGAGAAACTCGCGCGATCGAGTTCCCCCACTCGGTCTCCCCGAAAATCCTCCGCGGTCCCGAAGCGGAGTCCATCATCGAAACGAAAAGTGGAGATCGCCCGGCGCAGCCCCGGGCGTTCGTTGCGCTCGCGCTCGCGACGGGGCTCGGCATCGGCTTCGCGCCGTTCGCGCCGGGAACTTTCGGCTCGCTGCTGGCTGCAGCGATTTTCGTGTTACTTTCGCAGTCGATCTGGGGCGTGATCGGCGTGTGGGGGGCGAGCGTGGGGCTCGGAGTCTGGGCGGCCGGCGAGGCGCAGCGCGCATTCGGGCGCGAGGACGACTCGCGCATCGTGATCGACGAGATCGCGGGCCAGCTGCTCGCGCTCGCGCCGCTGCTCGCGTTGCCCGCAGCGAGCCGCGGAAATTTCTTCGCGCTTGTGACCGCATTCGTCGCATTCAGGCTGTTCGATATCTGGAAACCGGGGCCGGTCGGCGCCGCAGAGAAACGATTCCAAGGAGGGCTCGGCGTGATGGCGGACGATCTCGTCGCAGGCGCGCTCGCGGCTGCGGTCGTAGCCGCGCTGGTCGCGGGCGGGGTGCTCGCGTGAAGGCCGAGGTCCTCACGATCGGCGACGAGCTGCTGCGCGGCGAGATCGTCGACTCGAACAAGTCGTTTCTCTCCGAGAAGCTGCTCGGCATCGAGGTCGAGACGCGCTTTCACGCCTCGGTGAACGACGACCCCGCCGACATGCGCGACGCGTTTCTGCGCGCGGCGGATCGCAGCGAGATCGTGCTCGTCTCGGGCGGCCTCGGTCCGACGCGGGACGACCTCACGGTGGAGGTGCTCGCGCAGACGTTTGGGCGCGCGCTCGTGCAGCACGAGCCTTCGCTGCGCCGCATCGAGGAGTTCTTCGCACGCAACCAGCGCGCGATGTCGCCGAGCAACGCGAAGCAGGCGCTCGTGCCGGAGGGCTGCGAGGTGCTGCCGAATCCGGTGGGCACCGCGCCGGGCTGCATGCTCGACGTCGGGCGCGCCGTGTTCTTCTGCATGCCCGGAGTGCCGCGCGAGCTGTATCGCATGATGGAAGAGCAGGTGCTGCCGCGCGTCGCTGCGCGGCTCGGCGGAAGCCGCGGCGTGATGCGCGCGGCGCTGCTGCGCACCTTCGGGCTCGGCGAGTCGAACCTCGAGGACACGCTCGCCGATGTCGGCCGCGAGGAGGGCGTGATCCTCGGCTTCCGCACCGCGTTTCCCGACAACTTCCTGCGCCCCGTCGCGCGCGCGAAGACGGCCCCGGAAGCCGACGCGAAGCTCGCGCGCGCGAGCGCAGCGATCGAGGCGAAGCTCGGCCCGCTCGTCTACACGCGCGGCGATGAGACGATGGAGTCGGTCGTGGGCCGCATGCTCGCGGAGCGCGGCCTCACGCTCGCGACCGCCGAGAGCTGCACCGGCGGTCTGATCGGCGCGCGCCTCACCGCGGTGGCCGGCTCCTCGCGCTACTACCGCGGCGGCGTGGTCGCCTACGCGAACGAGGCGAAGCGCGACTTGTTGGGCGTGTCCGAGGCGCTGCTGCGCGAGCACGGCGCCGTGTCCGCGCCGGTTGCGCGCGCGATGGCGGAAGGCGCCCGCGCGCGGCTCGGCGCCGACCTCGCACTCGCCACGACAGGCATCTCGGGCCCCGACGGCGGCACGCCAGAGAAGCCCGTGGGTCTCGTGTGGATCGCGCTCGCGTCGAAGGACGGAACCGAGGCAGAGCAGATGATCTTCCCGTTCGACCGCGAGCGGCACCGCGTGATCACGGCGCAAACCGCGCTCGACTGGGTGCGCCGCTCGCTGCTCGGTCTCCCGCGCTTGGTGCCGCGCTACGTGCGGGGAGCGACGCGATGAGCGTGCAATGGGAGCGCGAGTCGCTCGGGCCGTCGGCCCGAAAGAACGGCGCTGCCGTGCGCGCGTTCTTCGCGATCGGGCTCGGGGGGCAGCTCCGCGAGAGCACTGCGGCGCTCGCGCGCGACCTCGCGGCGCGGGTGGGCGGCGAGGGCGTGCGCTGGACTGCGCCGGACTCGTATCACCTCACGCTGCGCTTCCTCGGCAACGTGCCGAGCGCCGACGTCGCGCTGCTCGCCGAGCGTGCGCAGGACGCGCTCGCGCCGTGCGCGCCGTTCGTGCTCACGCTCGGCCCCGCGCTCGCGTTCCCGTCTGCGCGCCAGCCGCGCGTGATCGCGCTCGCGGCGCAACCGGAGGGCCCGCTCGCGGATCTCGCCGCGCGGCTCGAGAAGGTCGCGGTCGAGCTCGGCCTGGCGCCCGAGGAGCACGCCTTCCGCGCGCACCTCACGATCGGCCGCGTGCGCGCGCGCCGCGCGCCGAAGCTCGATGCGCCCGCGCCCGCCGGCGCACTCGAAGTGCGCGAGGTCGTGCTGTTCCGCACCGACCTCGCGCGCGAAGGCGCCCAGTACACGCCGCTCGCGACGCTGCCCCTCGGCGCGTCCGCGGCTCCGCTCTCACCCGGTTCCAACTGAGAAAACACCAAGGAGCAACTCAATGGCGAAGGCAGAAGTTCAGCAGCAGGCCGGCGAAGCGAAGCGCAAAGCGATCGACATGGCCGTGTCCACGATCGAGAAGCAGTTCGGCAAGGGCGCGATCCTCACGATGGGTGAGGACTCCGTGGACAAGGAGATCCCGAGCTTCTCGTCCGGCTCGGTGGGCATCGACGTCGCGCTCGGCATCGGCGGCTACCCGCGCGGGCGCGTGGTCGAGATCTACGGCCCCGAGTCGAGCGGCAAGACCACGCTCACGCTGCACGCGGTGGCCGAGGTGCAGAAAGCCGGCGGCGTGGCGGCGTTCATCGACGCCGAGCACGCGCTCGACGTGAACTACGCGCGGCGGCTGGGTGTGAGGGTGGAGGACCTGCTCGTCTCGCAGCCCGACACCGGCGAGCAGGCGCTCGAGATCGCGGACGTGCTGCTGCGCTCCGGCGCGGTCGACCTGGTCGTGATCGACTCGGTGGCGGCGCTCGTGCCGCGCGCCGAGATCGAGGGCGAGATGGGCGATCAGCACATGGGCCTGCAGGCGCGGCTCATGAGCCAGGCGCTGCGCAAGATCACGGGCACCGTCGCGAAGTCGCAGGCCACGGTGATCTTCATCAACCAGATCCGCATGAAGATCGGCGTGATGTTCGGCAACCCCGAGACCACGACCGGCGGCAACGCGCTCAAGTTCTACTCGTCCGTGCGCCTCGACGTGCGCCGCATCGCTGCCTTGAAGGAAGGCGACGAAGTGATCGGCAACCGCACCCGCGTGAAGGTGGTGAAGAACAAGGTCGCGCCCCCGTTCCGGCAGGCAGAGTTCGACATCCTCTACAACGAGGGCGTCTCCTACGAGGGCGATCTGCTCGACCTCGGCACCGAGGCCGGCATCGTGGAGAAGAGCGGCTCGTGGTTCTCGTACGGCGGGGAGCGCATCGGCCAGGGCCGCGAGGCCGCCCGGCGCTTCCTCAAGGAGAACGTGGACGTGCGCGGCCGGCTCGCGGAGGCCGTGTATGCCGCGAAGGGCATCAAGCGCCCCGTGCCCGCGTCCGCGCCCCGGGAGAGCAAGGAGAAGTAGGCCCGCCTGCCATCGGGCCTGCCTGATCTGGGAGACCCCCCGGATCGCAGGCGGGGCTGGCCAATCCGGCCGGTTCCCGCCTGCTTTGGCTCCCTGCCGCCGCGCCTTTGCCGCCTCAAGGGAACCCCTCGCGCCGCCGAAACGGACGTGACGCCGTGGCTGGATGCGGACGAAGCGAGAGGGAACCCACGCGATGGCTCTGAACCTCGACGAGATCCTGAAGGTCGCTCTCAAGGGCGGCGCTTCGGACATCCATCTGAAGTCGGGCCTGCCGCCGATGTTCCGCGTCGATGGCGCCCTGGTTCCGCTGAAGAACGGCGAGCGCCTGCTCCCCGAAGAGACCACCCGCATCGCGACGTCGATCATGAACGACGTGCAGCGCGCGCGCTTCGAGGAGAAGCGCGAGTGCGATCTCGCGTACGGCATCGCGTGGCTCGGGCGCTTCCGCGTCAACGTGTTCCAGCAGCGCGGCACCACGGGCTGCGTGTTCCGCGTGATTCCGTTCGGCGTGAAGACGATGGAGCAGCTCCACCTGCAGAAGGTGATCGAGAAGATCGCGATGGAGCATCGCGGGCTGATTCTCGTCACCGGCACCACGGGCTCGGGAAAGTCGACGACGCTCGCGTCGATGATCGACTACATCAACACCAACCGAACCTGTCACATCATGACGATCGAGGATCCGATCGAGTTCCTGATCCGCGATCGCCGCTCGATCGTGAACCAGCGCGAGATCGGCGTCGACACGCAGACCTTCTCGAACGCGCTGCGCGCGGCGCTGCGCCAAGACCCCGACGTGATCCTCGTCGGCGAAATGCGTGATTTCGAGACGATCGAGACGGCGCTCACCGCGGCCGAGACCGGCCACCTCGTGATGAGCACGCTGCACACGCTCGATGCGACCGAGACGATCAACCGCATCATCTCCGTGTTCCCGCCGTACCAGCAGAAGCAGGTGCGCATCCAGCTCGCCTCGATCCTCAAGGCCGTGATCTCGCAGCGCCTCGTGCCGCGCGCTGACGGCAAGGGCCGCGTGCCCGCGCTCGAGGTGATGATCGCCTCCGCGCGCGTGAAGGAGTGCATCTCCGACAAGGACCGCACGAAGGAGATCCACGAGTCGATCGCGAAGGGCTTCACGTCGTACGGCATGCAGACCTTCGACCAGTCGCTGATGGCGCACGTGAAGAACGGGCTCGTCACCTACGACGAGGCGCTCAAGCACGTCTCCAATCGCGACGACTTCGCGCTGCGCTTCAAGGGCATCGCCTCGACGTCGGACGGCACCTGGGACGACTTCGAGGGCGAGAAAGAAGAGAAGAAGGAGAGCGGCGGCGGCAAGGGCGGCGCCGGCGACGATTTCTTGGAGCGCTTCTAGGCGGCGGGCATCGCGACCCCGGGAGCGATCAGTTCGACATCCGGGAAGTAGGCGCGTACGCGCTTCGCATCGCGGGTGAGAAGCGAGAGCCGCGAGATCGCGGCGTGGGCCCCGATGAAGAAGTCCGGCAGCGGCGCGCTGCGTGCGCCCACGCGCCGCCGGTACTTCACGAAAGCCTTGCCGGCGAGGAACCCGGCGTCCCACGGCAACGGCAAGCGACGAAACTCGCGCTCGGGCAGCACGGCATCGAGCTCCTCGATTCGTGCGAAGCGGATCGAGACCTCCGCGTAGACGATGGGGTTGATCGCGAGCTCGCCCTCGCTTGCGCAGTGCTCGAGAGCAGCCGCGGACCACGAGAACCAGCGAGGGTCTTCCGTCAGCACGTCGAGTAGCACGCTGCTGTCGACGAGCACGACGCTCATCGTGGCCCGCGCGTCAGCGCAAGAATCTCGTCGGTCGTCAGGCGCACGCCGCCTCTACCGCGGAGGCGCTCGACGAGTGAGCGGCCCCGCGAAGACTTTTTCGCGCGCCGCGCCCGGCGAATGCGAACGGCGTTGCCGCTCAGCTCGAACTCGACCTCGCAATTCGGCAGCAGCCCGAGCTTCTCGCGGATTTCGACCGGGATCGTGACTTGGCCTTTCGCCGTAACGCGCATCGCAGCCTCCGAACCGGGTTGGAATTTGCGAAGTCTTACTCGGCGCCGAGGCGCGTCAACGTGAACGCGCGTCCACGAGCGCCCGGCTCTGCGTGTGGCCCTCGGCCCGGAGTCGTCCTGTTACTCTGCGCGCCTTCACTCTCCGAAGGGGTTCCCGTGTCCGCGCCGCGCTCTGCTCACGACATCCGCGAAAGCTTCCTCGCGTTCTTCGAGTCGAAGGGGCACACCCGCGTCGCGAGCGCGTCGCTCGTTCCCAGCGACCCGACGCTGCTGTTCACGAACGCGGGCATGGTGCCGTTCAAGCGCGTGTTCACGGGTGAGGAGACGCGGCCGTACAAGCGCGCGACCACGACGCAGAAGGTCATGCGCGTGTCGGGCAAGCACAACGACCTCGAGGAGGTCGGCCGCAGCGCGCGCCACCACACCTTCTTCGAGATGCTCGGGAACTTCTCGTTCGGCGACTACTTCAAGCACGAGGCGATCGAGTTCGCGTGGGAGCTGATTACGCAGCACTGGAAGCTCGAGCCGAAGGACCTCGTGGTCTCGGTGTTTCGCGAGGACGACGAGGCGGCTGCGATCTGGGAGCGCGAGATCGGCGTCCCCGCTTACAAGATCTATCGGCTCGGCGAGAGCGAGAACTTCTGGCAGATGGGCGACACCGGGCCGTGCGGCCCTTGCACCGAGATCCACATCGATCGGGGCGAGATCGCGGGGGTGCCGAACGACGACCCCTCGAGCGCCTCGGGCCGCTTCCTCGAGTTCTGGAACCTCGTGTTCATGCAGTTCAACCGCGACGCGAGCGGCAAGCTCACGCCGCTGCCGAAGCCCTCGGTGGATACGGGCGCCGGGCTCGAGCGCGTGGCGCAGGTGCTGAACGGCTTCCGTAACAACTACGAGACCGACCTGTTCACGCCGATCCTGGCTCACGCGCAGTCGCTCTCGGGCGTGAGGCTCGGCCGCGCCGCGGAGAGCGACGTCTCGCTGAAGGTCGTCGCGGATCACGCACGCGCCGTCACGTTCATGATCGGCGACGGCGTGCTGCCCGCGAACGAGGGCCGCGGCTACGTGCTGCGCCGCATCCTGCGCCGTGCGGCGCGCCACGGCGTCTTGTTGGGGCTCGATCGCCCGTTCCTGCACGAAGTCTCGAACACCGTGATCGACGAGATGTCGCGCGCGTTCCCGGAGCTCGCCGAGCGCCGCGCCTACATCACGAGCCGCGTGCGCCGCGAGGAGGAGCGCTTCCTCGCCACGCTGAAGAGCGGCCTCGCGCTGCTGAACGACGAAGTCGCCGCGCTGAAGGCGAAGGGCGGCACGACGCTGCCCGGCGCCGTCGTGTTCCGGCTCTACGACACGTTTGGCTTCCCCGTCGATCTCACGCAGGACGTGCTGAAGTCGCATGCGATGACCGTCGACGAGGCGGGCTTCGCGAGCGAGATGGAGACGCAGCGCGCGCGTTCGCGCGAGCACTGGAAGGGCAGCGGCGACACGGGCGTGGCGCAGATCTATGGACGCATCGCCGCGGACGTCGCGACGGAGTTCACGGGCTACGACACGCTCAGCGGCGAGTCCCGCGTGCGCGCGCTGCTCGTGAACGGCGCGCCGGTCGACGCCGCGAGCGAAGGCGCCGAGGTGGAGATATCCGTCGACGAGACGCCCTTCTACGCCGAGAGCGGCGGCCAAGTCGGCGACCGCGGCGTGATCGAGAGCGACGCCGCGCGCATCGAGATCACCGACACGCAGCGCCCGAGCGGCCAGCTCGTGATGCACCGCGGCCGCGTCGCGCGCGGCACGCTGCGCGCGGGCGACGCGGTGCGCCTCGCGGTCGACGCCGAAGCGCGCGCGGCCACGGTCCGGAATCACTCGGGCACGCATCTCCTTCACGCGGCGCTGCGCGAAGTCGTGGGTCCGCAGGCGATGCAGAAGGGCTCGCTCGTCGCGCCCGATCGCCTGCGCTTCGACTTCACGAACGACGCGCCGCTGAGCGAGGTGGAGATCGAGCGCATCGAGGATCTCGTGAATCGCTGGATCGAGGCGAATGACGGCGGGCGCACACGGCAGATGGCGTACAAGGAGGCCATCGCGGCCGGCGCCATGGCGCTGTTCGAGGAGAAGTACGGCGACGAGGTGCGCGTCGTGTCTTTCGGCGGCGTCTCGACCGAGCTGTGCGGCGGCACGCATGCGAAGGCGACGGGCGACATCGGGCTGCTGAAGATCATCAGCGAGTCCGGCATCGCCGCGGGGGTTCGGCGCATCGAGGCGCTGACGGGCCTCGGCGCCCTCGCGCACCTGCGCGCGCAAGAGAAGAAGCTGCGGCGCGTGAGCGAGGCGCTGAAGGTGCCGGCGGATCAGGTGGGCGATCGCGTCGAGAAGCTGCTCGACGAGCGCAAGGCGGCGGAGAAGCAGATCGCGGAGCTGAAGCGCGCGCAGTTCTCGGGCGGCGCGCAGAGCGCGGCGCAGACGCGCGAGATCGCCGGCGTGCAGGTGCTCGTGCGCCGCGCGGACGGCCTCGGCGGGAACGATCTGCGCGGGCTCGTCGACGATCTGCGCGGGCAAGTGAAGAGCGGGATCGTGCTCGTCGCTTCGAGCGAAGAGGGCAAGGTGGCGCTCGCGCTCGGCGTGAGCCCCGATCTCAAGGACAAGCTCAAGGCCGGCGACCTCGTGCGCGAGATCAGCGCGGTGGTCGGCGGCAAGGGCGGTGGGCGGCCCGACTTCGCGCAGGGCGGCGGCACCGACGCCGCGAAGCTCGATGCCGCGATCGAGCGCCTCTTCGCGCTCGTGGGCGAGGCGCGCGCCTAGAACCCGTCTCAGAATTCCGGACCGAGCCCGGCGCGCGGGTTTGGCCGGCTGGCGAGGCGCGCGAGCGAAGGCGTATCAAAAGATACTTCGAGCGAAGCGCAAGCGGAGCGCGCAGCGAGCCGGAGGCGAGCGGAGTCGAAAGCGAGAGCAAGCCAGCCGGGCAAAGACGCGCGCCCGGCGAAGGGAGGAATTTTGAGCCGGGTTCCGGTGCGGCCGTTCGTCGCTAGTCCGTTCGCGCCGCGGCGCAGGCGGACGCGCGTCGTGCGCGTGGGCGACGTCGCAATCGGCGGCGCGAATCCGATTCGCGTGCAGTCGATGACGACGACCGACACGCTCGACACGCGCGCCACCGCAGACCAGAGCGAGCGCCTTGCCGCCGCGGGCTGCGAGATCGTGCGCATCACCGCGCCGAGCATTCGCGACGCCGAGAACCTCGCGCAGATCAAGGCGGAGTTGTTACGGCGCGGCGTGCGCGTGCCGCTCGTCGCGGACATCCACTTCACGCCGAACGCGGCGATGGAAGCGGCGCTGCACGTCGAGAAGGTGCGCGTCAACCCCGGCAACTACGCCGACAAGAAGCGCTTCGAGACGCGCGAGTACAGCGACGCCGAGTACGCAGAGGAAGTCGAGCGCGTGCAGGCGCGCTTCCGGCCGCTCGTGCAGCGGCTCAAGCAGCACGGCCGCGCGCTGCGCATCGGCACGAATCACGGCTCGCTCAGCGACCGCATCCTGAACCGCTTCGGCGACACGCCGGCCGGCATGGTCGAGAGCGCGCTCGAGTTCCTCGATGTATGCGAGGACGAGACTTACTTCGACGTGATCTTCTCGATGAAGGCGAGCAACGCGCAGGTCGCGATTCAGGCGTATCGCCTCCTCGCCGCCCGGTTCGAGGAGCGCGCGCGAAAGCGAGGCGCTGCGCCGTGGGAGGACGCGTCGTATCCGTTCCACGTGGGCGTGACGGAGGCCGGCGACGGCGACGACGGGCGCGTGAAGAGCGCGATCGGCATCGGCGCGCTGCTCGAAGACGGCCTCGGCGACACGATTCGCGTGTCGCTCACCGAGGATCCCGTGAAGGAGATCCCCGTCGCGCGTGCGCTGGCTGCGAGATACGACGCGCGCTGGCGGCAGGAGGGGGGCAATCCGGGCCCGAGCGAAATCGCCCCTCCTCTTGTGTTCACTCCCGACCCGTATGCGCACGCGCGCCGCGCCACGCGCGCCGCCCACGACTTCGGCGCGGCGCAGCCCGTGCGCGTGCTCGCCTCGCTCGGCCCCGCGCCGTGGGGCGCAGACGCGGTGGCGAACGAAATCGCGCGCGAGCTCGCGCAGCTCGGCGACGTCGCGTGCGAGGGCCTCGCGCTCGAGGTGCGCGACGCTGCCGAGCTCGCGCGCGCCGCGGCGTTCGCTGCGGCGCTCGCGAAGCGCGGCATCGCGACGCCGCTCGCGCTCGAGCTGCCTGCGCGCGAAGCCAGCGCGCTG of the Deltaproteobacteria bacterium genome contains:
- a CDS encoding type II toxin-antitoxin system VapC family toxin — protein: MSVVLVDSSVLLDVLTEDPRWFSWSAAALEHCASEGELAINPIVYAEVSIRFARIEELDAVLPEREFRRLPLPWDAGFLAGKAFVKYRRRVGARSAPLPDFFIGAHAAISRLSLLTRDAKRVRAYFPDVELIAPGVAMPAA
- the recA gene encoding recombinase RecA → MAKAEVQQQAGEAKRKAIDMAVSTIEKQFGKGAILTMGEDSVDKEIPSFSSGSVGIDVALGIGGYPRGRVVEIYGPESSGKTTLTLHAVAEVQKAGGVAAFIDAEHALDVNYARRLGVRVEDLLVSQPDTGEQALEIADVLLRSGAVDLVVIDSVAALVPRAEIEGEMGDQHMGLQARLMSQALRKITGTVAKSQATVIFINQIRMKIGVMFGNPETTTGGNALKFYSSVRLDVRRIAALKEGDEVIGNRTRVKVVKNKVAPPFRQAEFDILYNEGVSYEGDLLDLGTEAGIVEKSGSWFSYGGERIGQGREAARRFLKENVDVRGRLAEAVYAAKGIKRPVPASAPRESKEK
- the alaS gene encoding alanine--tRNA ligase, with product MSAPRSAHDIRESFLAFFESKGHTRVASASLVPSDPTLLFTNAGMVPFKRVFTGEETRPYKRATTTQKVMRVSGKHNDLEEVGRSARHHTFFEMLGNFSFGDYFKHEAIEFAWELITQHWKLEPKDLVVSVFREDDEAAAIWEREIGVPAYKIYRLGESENFWQMGDTGPCGPCTEIHIDRGEIAGVPNDDPSSASGRFLEFWNLVFMQFNRDASGKLTPLPKPSVDTGAGLERVAQVLNGFRNNYETDLFTPILAHAQSLSGVRLGRAAESDVSLKVVADHARAVTFMIGDGVLPANEGRGYVLRRILRRAARHGVLLGLDRPFLHEVSNTVIDEMSRAFPELAERRAYITSRVRREEERFLATLKSGLALLNDEVAALKAKGGTTLPGAVVFRLYDTFGFPVDLTQDVLKSHAMTVDEAGFASEMETQRARSREHWKGSGDTGVAQIYGRIAADVATEFTGYDTLSGESRVRALLVNGAPVDAASEGAEVEISVDETPFYAESGGQVGDRGVIESDAARIEITDTQRPSGQLVMHRGRVARGTLRAGDAVRLAVDAEARAATVRNHSGTHLLHAALREVVGPQAMQKGSLVAPDRLRFDFTNDAPLSEVEIERIEDLVNRWIEANDGGRTRQMAYKEAIAAGAMALFEEKYGDEVRVVSFGGVSTELCGGTHAKATGDIGLLKIISESGIAAGVRRIEALTGLGALAHLRAQEKKLRRVSEALKVPADQVGDRVEKLLDERKAAEKQIAELKRAQFSGGAQSAAQTREIAGVQVLVRRADGLGGNDLRGLVDDLRGQVKSGIVLVASSEEGKVALALGVSPDLKDKLKAGDLVREISAVVGGKGGGRPDFAQGGGTDAAKLDAAIERLFALVGEARA
- a CDS encoding AbrB/MazE/SpoVT family DNA-binding domain-containing protein, with the protein product MRVTAKGQVTIPVEIREKLGLLPNCEVEFELSGNAVRIRRARRAKKSSRGRSLVERLRGRGGVRLTTDEILALTRGPR
- a CDS encoding type IV pilus twitching motility protein PilT encodes the protein MNLDEILKVALKGGASDIHLKSGLPPMFRVDGALVPLKNGERLLPEETTRIATSIMNDVQRARFEEKRECDLAYGIAWLGRFRVNVFQQRGTTGCVFRVIPFGVKTMEQLHLQKVIEKIAMEHRGLILVTGTTGSGKSTTLASMIDYINTNRTCHIMTIEDPIEFLIRDRRSIVNQREIGVDTQTFSNALRAALRQDPDVILVGEMRDFETIETALTAAETGHLVMSTLHTLDATETINRIISVFPPYQQKQVRIQLASILKAVISQRLVPRADGKGRVPALEVMIASARVKECISDKDRTKEIHESIAKGFTSYGMQTFDQSLMAHVKNGLVTYDEALKHVSNRDDFALRFKGIASTSDGTWDDFEGEKEEKKESGGGKGGAGDDFLERF